A single window of Microbispora hainanensis DNA harbors:
- a CDS encoding tyrosine-type recombinase/integrase encodes MHGEVEREPAIEGRIVPRPLDLAAVEEVLSDEAAELLQQARSDNTHRAYTGDWARFSDWCAANGASPLPATTATVLNYIAYLTTLGRAPATVDRAVSAILSIHTDTGAERPNTRPIREALRAYRKLRAKAGFRPRRSLPITIEILRAMIEAQPEDTPAGQRNRAILTVGYAAMTRRIELHNLNIGDLTFLREGLEIFIAMSKTDRDARGVSVPLPYGSHPGTCPVRVESAWLEVLAEHGITSGPVFRAIDKNGRIAGAIGDDGMPVRRAGRGDGIRMTPEAINLVVKEAARAAELPHADRYSAHGLRAGGATDAADAGATMSGICQHGRWSEKSPVVMQYIRHRDKWKNNPMLRVGL; translated from the coding sequence ATGCATGGCGAAGTGGAGCGAGAACCGGCTATCGAGGGACGTATCGTCCCGCGACCCCTGGACCTCGCCGCCGTGGAGGAGGTCCTGAGCGACGAGGCCGCCGAACTGCTCCAGCAGGCCCGCTCGGACAACACCCATCGGGCCTACACCGGGGACTGGGCGAGGTTCTCCGACTGGTGCGCCGCCAACGGCGCATCCCCGCTGCCGGCCACCACGGCGACGGTCCTCAATTACATCGCCTACCTGACCACCCTGGGCCGGGCCCCGGCCACGGTCGACCGGGCAGTCTCGGCGATCTTGTCCATTCACACCGACACGGGCGCCGAGCGGCCGAACACCCGGCCGATCCGGGAGGCCCTGCGCGCCTACCGCAAGCTGCGGGCCAAGGCCGGCTTCCGTCCGCGGCGCTCGCTGCCCATCACCATCGAGATCCTGCGGGCGATGATCGAGGCCCAGCCGGAAGACACGCCCGCAGGACAGCGCAACCGGGCCATCCTGACCGTCGGGTACGCGGCGATGACCCGCCGGATCGAGCTGCACAATCTGAACATCGGGGACCTGACCTTCCTGCGGGAAGGGCTGGAGATCTTCATCGCGATGTCGAAGACCGACCGCGACGCTCGCGGCGTCAGCGTGCCGCTGCCGTACGGCTCTCATCCGGGGACCTGCCCGGTGCGGGTCGAGTCGGCATGGCTGGAAGTCCTCGCAGAACACGGCATCACCAGCGGACCGGTGTTCCGCGCGATCGACAAGAACGGCCGGATCGCGGGCGCGATCGGCGACGACGGCATGCCCGTACGGCGGGCCGGCCGCGGCGACGGTATCCGCATGACCCCTGAGGCGATCAACCTGGTAGTGAAGGAAGCCGCCCGAGCTGCCGAGCTACCGCACGCCGACCGCTACTCCGCGCATGGCCTGCGCGCCGGCGGGGCCACGGACGCGGCCGACGCCGGCGCAACGATGTCGGGAATCTGCCAGCACGGCCGGTGGTCGGAGAAGT